One genomic region from Amycolatopsis sp. FBCC-B4732 encodes:
- a CDS encoding ABC transporter permease produces the protein MLRETGNLFALGLDIVRGLFQRPFQLREFIQQSWFIASVTILPTALVAIPFGAVISLQFGSLARQLGAQSYTGAGSVLATVQQASPLVTALLVAGAGGSAVCADIGARTIREEIAAMEVLGVSAVQRLIVPRTLAMMLVALLLNGMVSVIGVLGGYFFNVVLQGGTPGAYLASFSALAQLPDLWVGELKALIFGFIAAVVASYRGLNPSGGPKGVGDAVNQSVVITFLLLFVVNFVITLIYLQIVPGKLD, from the coding sequence ATGCTCCGAGAGACCGGGAACCTGTTCGCACTCGGCCTGGACATCGTCCGCGGCCTGTTCCAGCGCCCGTTCCAGCTGCGGGAGTTCATCCAGCAGTCGTGGTTCATCGCGAGCGTGACCATCCTGCCGACGGCCCTCGTGGCGATCCCGTTCGGCGCGGTCATCTCGCTGCAGTTCGGTTCGCTCGCCCGCCAGCTGGGCGCGCAGTCCTACACCGGCGCGGGCTCCGTGCTCGCCACCGTGCAGCAGGCCAGTCCGCTGGTCACCGCGCTGCTGGTGGCGGGCGCGGGCGGCTCCGCCGTCTGCGCCGACATCGGCGCGCGCACCATCCGCGAAGAGATCGCCGCGATGGAGGTGCTCGGCGTCTCCGCGGTGCAGCGGCTGATCGTGCCGCGCACCCTCGCGATGATGCTGGTCGCGCTGCTGCTCAACGGCATGGTCAGCGTCATCGGCGTGCTGGGCGGCTACTTCTTCAACGTCGTGCTGCAGGGCGGGACGCCGGGTGCGTACCTGGCGAGCTTCTCCGCCCTCGCGCAACTGCCCGACCTCTGGGTCGGCGAGCTCAAGGCGCTGATCTTCGGGTTCATCGCCGCCGTCGTCGCGTCCTACCGGGGCCTGAACCCCTCCGGCGGCCCGAAGGGCGTCGGGGACGCGGTGAACCAGTCGGTGGTCATCACGTTCCTGCTGCTGTTCGTCGTGAACTTCGTGATCACCCTGATCTACCTGCAGATCGTGCCCGGAAAGCTGGACTAG
- a CDS encoding ABC transporter permease → MTFLQGAKRVANRPLQTLDTLGDQMSFYGRALLWTPRTLRRYTKEVLRLLAEVSFGSGSLAVIGGTVGVMVGLTLFTGVLVGLQGYSALNSIGTSAFTGFLTAFFNTREIAPLVAGLALSATVGAGFTAQLGAMRISEEIDALEVMGVPSLPYLVTTRIIAGFVAVIPLYIIGLLSSYLASRLVVIYIYNQSAGTYDHYFDLFLPPQDVLYSFIKVLLFSVLIILSHCYFGYRATGGPAGVGVAVGKAVRLSIVTVSIMNFFIGFAIWGTDVTVRIAG, encoded by the coding sequence ATGACGTTCCTCCAGGGCGCGAAGCGCGTCGCCAACCGACCCCTCCAGACGCTGGACACCCTCGGTGACCAGATGTCGTTCTACGGCCGGGCGCTGCTGTGGACGCCGCGGACGCTGCGCCGCTACACCAAGGAAGTCCTCCGGCTGCTGGCCGAGGTGAGCTTCGGGTCCGGCTCGCTCGCCGTCATCGGCGGCACGGTCGGCGTGATGGTCGGCTTGACGCTGTTCACCGGTGTCCTCGTCGGCCTCCAGGGCTACTCGGCGCTGAACTCGATCGGGACGTCGGCCTTCACCGGCTTCCTGACCGCGTTCTTCAACACCCGCGAGATCGCGCCGCTGGTCGCCGGCCTCGCGTTGAGCGCCACGGTCGGCGCCGGGTTCACCGCGCAGCTGGGCGCGATGCGGATCTCCGAGGAGATCGACGCGCTGGAAGTCATGGGTGTGCCGAGCCTGCCGTACCTGGTGACGACCCGGATCATCGCCGGGTTCGTGGCGGTCATCCCGCTCTACATCATCGGCCTGCTGAGCTCGTACCTCGCGTCGAGACTGGTCGTCATCTACATCTACAACCAGTCGGCCGGTACCTACGACCACTACTTCGACTTGTTCCTGCCACCGCAGGACGTGCTGTATTCGTTCATCAAGGTGCTGCTCTTCAGCGTCTTGATCATCCTGTCGCACTGCTACTTCGGGTACCGGGCGACCGGCGGCCCGGCCGGGGTCGGCGTGGCGGTCGGCAAGGCCGTGCGCCTGTCCATCGTCACGGTGTCGATCATGAACTTCTTCATCGGCTTCGCCATCTGGGGAACCGACGTCACGGTAAGGATCGCGGGATGA